GCATATCCCGGTGTTCCCCACCGGTTGGTATATGTCTTCGGGCAAATGATTTCCCGTAGATGAAGATCGCACTCGCACAGCTACGGATCGAGCCGGGCGATGTTGCGGGCAACGTCGACCGGGCCGAGGCTGCTATCGCCGATGCCGCTGCTCTCGGCGTCGATCTCGTCTGCCTTCCGGAGGCGTTCAACGTCGGTTACTTCTCCTTTTCCGCCTACACCGAGCACGCCGAGGGACTGTCGGGACCGACGCTCTCTCGGCTATCTGCGGCGGCTCGAGAGAACAACATCGCGGTGGTAGCTGGTACCATTATCGAGGATCTCACCGAAACGGATGGGGGACCAGCCGCAGAGGGGTTGGCAAACACGGCCGTCTTCTTCGACCGGGATGGAACACGGAAAGCGGTGTATCGGAAACGCCATCTGTTTGGGTACGACTCCCGAGAGTCAGAGCTTCTCGTTCCCGGTGAACAGCTTCCGACCGTCTCCTTCGAGGGCTTTACCGTTGGACTCACCACCTGCTATGACCTTCGGTTTCCCGAGCTGTACCGGTCGCTTCTGGACGCTGGCGTGACCCTCGTGCTCGTCCCGAGCGCGTGGCCCTATCCCCGAGTCGAACACTGGGAACTGCTCGCGCGGGCACGGGCGGTCGAAAACCTCTGTTATGTAGCCGCCACAAACGGCACTGGAGAGTTCGAGGATGCCACACTGCTCGGCCGCTCGACCGTCTATGACCCGTGGGGCACCGTGCTTGCCAGCTCGGGCGACGATCCGACGCTCGTTACCGCCGCCGTCGATTCCGACCGCATCGACTCGGTTCGAGCAGAGTTCCCCGCGCTCGATGACCGGCGGCTGTGATGAAGGACCGTTCAATCGTCCGTGGCCGGTTCGGTGACAGTCGTTTTCTCGTACTGTTCGCTCAGACTGTCGCTGCGCGTGGTGTGCTGGAACCAGACGAAGGCGAGGAGGGCCCCGAAAACGTTTGCAACAGCAAACGAGAGCCAGATCCCGTGTGTGCCGAGGATGATCGAACCGAGCCACGCCAGCGGGAGCTGTATCCCGACCACGGCTACAGTGATCACCGCGGCAGTGAGGGTTTTGCCAGCCCCCCGGAAGCCACCCAGATACGCTCGTCGTACGCCAGTCCCCCCGAACGTGAGCGCTGTTAGCTGCATGAACGTCGCCGTCGCGTCGATCACGGTGGTATCCGTAGTGAATACGGCGGCGATCGAGCGCGCCCTGAAAAAGGCGACCACACCCAACACGGTGAGCACGACCGCCATCACGCGCGCACCGTAATGGTTCGTGCGCTCGGCGCGGTCGTGTTTTCCAGCGCCGATGTTCTGTCCGGTCATCGTCTCGATTCCCTGAGAAAAAGCGATCGCTGGCAAGAAGACCACCGAAAACACCCGCGTTCCGATGCCGTAGGCGGCCACAACCGATTCGGGATACGCTGCGAGGATGAACAACAACACGTTGGTCGACAGCGCGACCCCCGTTCCTTCGACTGACGCCGGAACGCCGAGATCGACGAACTGACGACCGTAGCCCAGATCCGGTATCATCTGCCGGAGATGGATCTCGACACCGCGTTCTCCCCGGAACATGATCGCCAACCCAACCACGAACGCGAGCAGCCGCGAGAACACCGTCGCGATCGCCGCACCCTCGATCCCCGATCCCGTGAAGCCGGTCAGGGAACGCGCCACGGACTCGACGCCGTTCAGCCCAAGATGACCGAACAGCGGGTTATCGGCGAAACCGAAGATGAGGATCGGATCGAGTACGATGTTGAGTACGACCGATCCGAACATCACGAGCATCGGCGTCACGGTGTCGCCGTACCCACGCATCAGCGAGATGAACACCGCGAAACCGAACATGGCGAACAAGCCAAGCGAGATGGTTTTCATGTACGCCGTCGCCGGGGGAATCACGCTGTCTGTCGCTCCTAACACCACGAGATACTCGTCCACGAAGACGTAACCGATGCCACCCAACAGCACCGACGCGATCAGCGAGAACGTTACTGTCTGGGAGGCGGCGTATTCGGCGTTGTCCTCCTGGTCGGCACCGATGTGTTGGGCGACGAGCACGCTCCCGGCGACGGATACGCCGAGTGCGAGTGAGAACAACAGAAACACCATCGGGAACGCGAAGCTGATCGCCGCGAGCGCGGTCGTGCTGTACTGCCCGAGCCAAAAGGTGTCCGCGAGATTGTACGCCGTCTGCAACAGGTTCGTGACGATGATCGGTGCGGAGAGATACAACAACGGCTTACCGACCGGCCCTGCGGTCAGATCGAGGTCGTCTGTCGGGTCGACGAACAGACGACGAAGTTCATCGAGTGTGCTCACGTGCCTACGATCTCCCGACCGCGCCTCGTCTCGGACCGTCTCGATGGATAGTGAAATTGATACGATGGTGGCGACGGCAGTCGTGTCGCTGCGCTCGTCGTGTCTGTGGGTTTCCCTGTCGTTGAAATGCCTTCGATAAGTATCATACTTCTACTCCGACTGGCCTCCCAGCCAGCATGGTTTTCACCGACTGCTCGGGCGGACAAATACGTTCCGTGGGTGTGTCACACCAACACAGTATCGGCGGTGAACCACCGATTGATATGTCCCAGTGAGAATGCTTATTATCGTTCGAAAGAAGATTCGAATGCCGGGACGGCGCTTTTCTCGTCAGACCGGCAATGGACAACTCACCTCCCTCATCGCCCGGTACCGCTGTGATGCCGGCCTCATCTCAGCGGTTTCCTCGTCTCGGTCGTTCCGTCTTCATCGCTCGCGGTAGATCGCTCGATGGCGTTTACTCGTCTGTCGTGATGTCCGCCGAGAGTCCCTGTGCCATCTCGATGTCCGTGGAGTTGTTGAGCGTCCATGCGGTTCGTTCGGTGACCGCCTCGATGACTTCGCGCGCACTCGGGTAGCCGTTGCCCGATTTTTTCACGCCGCCGAAGGGAAGGTGCACTTCCGCGCCGATACACGGGAGATTGCCGTACGCCAGTCCGAGTTCGGCGTGATCTCGGTAGTAGTTGATTTGTCGGTAGTCCTCAGAGATGATCGATCCGGCTAATCCGTAGGGCGTGTCGTTTTGGATCTCGACGCCGCGCTCGATGTCACCGGAGTATTTCATGAGTGCGACGTGAGGTGCAAACACCTCTTCACGGATACACCGCGTCTCACCCGCGTCGTCGTAGTCGATCTCGTAGACGAACGGACCGACCCAGTTTCCACTCTCGTGTCCGTCGGGGACCTCCTCGTCGTCGAGCTCTGCCCGATCGACGAGCACGTTCGCACCCTCCTCGCGTGCGAGGGCGTTGTACTCGTGGAACCGTTCGACCTGTCGCTGTTCGATGAGCGGTCCCATGAACGTGTTCGGATCGAGCGGATCGCCGACGGCGACGCGTTCGGCCAGTTCTACGAACCGGTCTTTGAACTCGTCGTACACGTCCTCGTGGACGATGAGTCGCTCGCTCGACACACACCGCTGGCCCGTCGTTTTGAACGAGGACATCACGGCCGAGTGGACGGCCACGTCGAGATCAGCTTCGTCAGTGATGAGCACCGCGTTTTTCCCGCCCATTTCACACGCACACGTCGTTCCCGGCCGGGAGGCGACCGTGCCGGCGATCTCGTGGCCCACCTCTGCGCTACCGGTGAACAACACCGTATCCACGGTCGGAGAGTCGACGATCTCCGCACCGGCGTCGCCGTACCCTTGCACCATGTTGAACACGCCGTCGGGAATCCCCGTCGATTCGAACAGCTCCGCGATGACCTGTCCACACAGCGGTGTCTGCTCGGCGGGCTTCCAGACGACGGTGTTGCCCTCCACGAGTGCGACGGCCATGTGCCAAAAGGGAATGGCCACCGGGAAGTTCCACGGCGTGATACAGCCGACGACGCCCACCGGCTTGCGACGCATGTAGGCATCCTTGCTCGGAATCTCGCTCGGAACCACGTCGCCGTGTGGGTGACGCGCGTCTCCAGCCGCCCATTCGACCATGTGAGCGGCCTCAACCACGTCGGCTTTCCCTTCCGAGATCTCCTTGCCACACTCCTCGGTCACGATCTCGCCGAGCTCTTCCGTCCGCTCTTTGAGTTCGTGGTAGATCTCCCAGAGATACTCCGCGCGGTCGATGTGGGAGAGATCACGCCACTCCTCGAACGCCTCTTCTGCCGCCGCGACGGCGCGCTCGACGTCAGTTTCCGTTCCCCGCTGGAACGTTCCGAGCGTCTCACCGCTCGCTGGGTTCGACGATTCGAACGTCTCCTCACCCGCTCCCTCGACGAACTCGCCGTTGATGTAGTGTTCGTGTACTTCTACCTGTTGGCTCATGTGGCAATACTTGCACCACCCGGGTAAAAACTCCCCGGATGAAATTCGGGCGACGTCGTTTTCTCTCGTGTGATTCGTTCCCCGAAATACCCAAGTATCTCGGCTGGCGGGTGAGCGATCGCTGCTGGATCTGGCTGGTATCCTCACGGATGAAGAGGCTGCGAAAATGTGTGGGGCCATCGAAGAACAGGAATACCGAACACATGAGCGCCTCGATAACCGTGCCCGGTTGGTCTCGTAATCGACGATACAAACGTTTCCCTCACTATATTATGAAATAAATTGATGATATATTATTATCAAATCTGATGAAAAACCGGGAGGCTTAAAACACAGACATATCTATCGGGTCATGAATGGTTTGTGATTGGGAGATAATTCACGATCGAGCGACGAGTTCCGCTCGGATCGGTCGGTTCGTTCTTCGTCATCGGTACGTGATTCTCACGCTCGTCTATGTTGCCGTGCATCTATGGCTGTTCGTCACAGCACTCCCGATCACCGGCCGTCCCTCAGGGGCACCGGATCCGATCACGTTCGAACTCGGCGGCCAGTTCCTTGCTACTGGACGGATACCGTACGTCGATCTATTCGACATCAAGCCGCCACTCGTCCATCTTATTCCCGGTATTTTAGCGACGGGTATTCACTTCCTAGGCAGTCCTGGGTTCGGATATCTCGATGCGTTGGTCCTCCATACCGCGAGTGTACTCCTCACGTTAGGTATGACGCTAGTTGCGCTGTTTCTCATCACCGATCTCGTTGACGATATCACGGACGATCGGCTGGCTGCACTGGCCGCGGGATTCGTTCCACTGACGTGTCCTATTTTCTATATGGCTGGAATCGGTGGATTTCGTCCGAAAACCATGGCTCTGGTTGCTGGCTTGTTGTCCGTTCGCTGGCTCTCCCGCCAGCGGTGGCTGTGGGCAGGGCTTGCTGCTGCTTGTGCCCCTGCGTTGTGGCAGTTCGGTCTCGTTTTCCCTCTCTTTGCGGTCGGGATCGCTCACCGGAGTGGTCGTACAGCCCTTAAACGCGTGCTCGCAGGGGGTGCCATCATCACGACCGTCACACTCGCTCCGTTTGCCCTCAATGGGATTCCAGCACTCCGTGCGATCCTCGTGGAAGTCGTGTTACTTCCGTTCGTGGTTCGACCGGTTCGAGAACCGACTGGGACTTTCTCACACGTCACTCGGTTGATCTCTTATCTCGGCTGGGAGGGTTTTTGTGTGCTGCTCGTCGGGACGGTTGGTGCGCTGCTGTATCCGATCCAGCGCCGGTTTCGAGCGAGCACCACGGAAGTGTCGGAACTGAGTGTTCCCGACGTCGACGTTTGGGTCGCCATCGTAGTGGGCGTGTTTTCGATCCAAGCCATGGTCGTGGACGGTCGCGGCTTGACCGATTCCACGATGTGGGTCGGATTCGCTTCTGTCGGCGTCGGTTTGCTCATCGCGCAACTGAACAACCGTCGCTTCCGGCAGCTCTTCGTGGTGGGAATCGTCGTCATCGGAATCGTCGCGTTTTTGACTGACGCGGTTACTGCGTTCTACGGGTGGCGATGGGTGACACAACCGGAGGCGTCCTATAAACGCGTGGCAACGGTTTACTGGCACACCAGTTCTATCGACACGTGCCATATCCGACGCGCCGGTGATGAACGGACGTTCGTCCGTTTGATGGGAGGTTCGTTGTCCGATCAGGTGTGTGGACAGTATTCGATCGACAGCATGATTCGTTCACTCATCCCGTGAGATTCGGGTTAGGTGGACAGCACTCACCCCTCATCCCCGCATCGGGACGAACTGGACGTAGCCGTCAGTCCTGCGAGTCAGCGATCCGTCCGATTCTTTCTCGGCGATGAGAAGCTGCTGTCGTCCCGTTCCAACCGGTGCGACGATACGCCCACCAGTAGCGATCTGTTCGACGATCGGGTCTGGGAGTTCCGGGGTGGCGCACGTCAGATACGCAGCGTCGTAGGGCGCGTGTTCCGGCCAGCCGTCGTGTCCGTCGCCAGCTGTAACAGTGACGTCGTAGCCCAAGCGATCGAGCTGTCGTTGGGCCGACTCAGCGAGTTCAGGCTGAAACTCGACACTGTAGACGGTGGTATCGACGATCTCGGCGACGACGGCGGCGTGATACCCACACCCCGTACCGATTTCGAGCACTCGGTCTTCCGGCGAGAGCGCCAATCGATCGGTCATGATGGCGACCATGTGTGGTGCACTGATCGTCTGACCGTGGCCGATCGGGAGTGGCCGGTCGTGGTAGGCCTGCTGTGTGTGGCTGTCGGGAACGAACTCGTGGCGTGGCACAGCCCCAATAGCTTCGAGCACTGACTCTCGATGGATGCGTTCGCTTCGGGAGAGAACCTCCACGAGCCGTTCACGATCGTTTTCACGGGTCATCGTTCCGTTTTACCACCCTGACCACGCGGCACTCGATTCGTCGTCGGCGTACACGCGCTGAATGTCCTTCGCGGTCGCAGTGTCGGCCGCAAAATCGAGTTGCTGGTGGTCGTAACCGGCCGCATCGTCCCGGAGCTTGATCGACTTGATCGTGAACTCCTCATCGCCCAACTCTTCGGTCGCTCCGACGGTAAACTCCTCATCGCCGGGCACAAGTGCATCGATGCTACGCGTCTGGTCGTGGCTGCCGTCGGTTGGATTCAGCGTGATGGATACGGATACGTTGTCGACCGCCCGCGTCCAAATCGTCTGCACCGCCTCCACGGACGTGCGTTCGACCCGTTTGTCTGGCAGTTCGAGCGCCGTGATCCGGACCGTCATGAGCATCTCCTCGGTGTCGACGATGAACTCTTCACCGACAGCGATCTCTTCGGACGCTGGGGCGTCCACGTGGGTGTGAAACGATTCCCCTCCTTGGGAGACGATCACGTCCC
The sequence above is drawn from the Halocatena salina genome and encodes:
- a CDS encoding aldehyde dehydrogenase family protein, which gives rise to MSQQVEVHEHYINGEFVEGAGEETFESSNPASGETLGTFQRGTETDVERAVAAAEEAFEEWRDLSHIDRAEYLWEIYHELKERTEELGEIVTEECGKEISEGKADVVEAAHMVEWAAGDARHPHGDVVPSEIPSKDAYMRRKPVGVVGCITPWNFPVAIPFWHMAVALVEGNTVVWKPAEQTPLCGQVIAELFESTGIPDGVFNMVQGYGDAGAEIVDSPTVDTVLFTGSAEVGHEIAGTVASRPGTTCACEMGGKNAVLITDEADLDVAVHSAVMSSFKTTGQRCVSSERLIVHEDVYDEFKDRFVELAERVAVGDPLDPNTFMGPLIEQRQVERFHEYNALAREEGANVLVDRAELDDEEVPDGHESGNWVGPFVYEIDYDDAGETRCIREEVFAPHVALMKYSGDIERGVEIQNDTPYGLAGSIISEDYRQINYYRDHAELGLAYGNLPCIGAEVHLPFGGVKKSGNGYPSAREVIEAVTERTAWTLNNSTDIEMAQGLSADITTDE
- a CDS encoding MATE family efflux transporter, which encodes MSTLDELRRLFVDPTDDLDLTAGPVGKPLLYLSAPIIVTNLLQTAYNLADTFWLGQYSTTALAAISFAFPMVFLLFSLALGVSVAGSVLVAQHIGADQEDNAEYAASQTVTFSLIASVLLGGIGYVFVDEYLVVLGATDSVIPPATAYMKTISLGLFAMFGFAVFISLMRGYGDTVTPMLVMFGSVVLNIVLDPILIFGFADNPLFGHLGLNGVESVARSLTGFTGSGIEGAAIATVFSRLLAFVVGLAIMFRGERGVEIHLRQMIPDLGYGRQFVDLGVPASVEGTGVALSTNVLLFILAAYPESVVAAYGIGTRVFSVVFLPAIAFSQGIETMTGQNIGAGKHDRAERTNHYGARVMAVVLTVLGVVAFFRARSIAAVFTTDTTVIDATATFMQLTALTFGGTGVRRAYLGGFRGAGKTLTAAVITVAVVGIQLPLAWLGSIILGTHGIWLSFAVANVFGALLAFVWFQHTTRSDSLSEQYEKTTVTEPATDD
- a CDS encoding protein-L-isoaspartate(D-aspartate) O-methyltransferase; this encodes MTRENDRERLVEVLSRSERIHRESVLEAIGAVPRHEFVPDSHTQQAYHDRPLPIGHGQTISAPHMVAIMTDRLALSPEDRVLEIGTGCGYHAAVVAEIVDTTVYSVEFQPELAESAQRQLDRLGYDVTVTAGDGHDGWPEHAPYDAAYLTCATPELPDPIVEQIATGGRIVAPVGTGRQQLLIAEKESDGSLTRRTDGYVQFVPMRG
- a CDS encoding HVO_0476 family zinc finger protein produces the protein MSDSTPTHVPTPCPACSPDVATAHELLSPGSQATVRCTECDHVHKTRIEEDDTVERDVIVSQGGESFHTHVDAPASEEIAVGEEFIVDTEEMLMTVRITALELPDKRVERTSVEAVQTIWTRAVDNVSVSITLNPTDGSHDQTRSIDALVPGDEEFTVGATEELGDEEFTIKSIKLRDDAAGYDHQQLDFAADTATAKDIQRVYADDESSAAWSGW
- a CDS encoding carbon-nitrogen family hydrolase, translating into MKIALAQLRIEPGDVAGNVDRAEAAIADAAALGVDLVCLPEAFNVGYFSFSAYTEHAEGLSGPTLSRLSAAARENNIAVVAGTIIEDLTETDGGPAAEGLANTAVFFDRDGTRKAVYRKRHLFGYDSRESELLVPGEQLPTVSFEGFTVGLTTCYDLRFPELYRSLLDAGVTLVLVPSAWPYPRVEHWELLARARAVENLCYVAATNGTGEFEDATLLGRSTVYDPWGTVLASSGDDPTLVTAAVDSDRIDSVRAEFPALDDRRL
- a CDS encoding DolP-mannose mannosyltransferase, producing the protein MVCDWEIIHDRATSSARIGRFVLRHRYVILTLVYVAVHLWLFVTALPITGRPSGAPDPITFELGGQFLATGRIPYVDLFDIKPPLVHLIPGILATGIHFLGSPGFGYLDALVLHTASVLLTLGMTLVALFLITDLVDDITDDRLAALAAGFVPLTCPIFYMAGIGGFRPKTMALVAGLLSVRWLSRQRWLWAGLAAACAPALWQFGLVFPLFAVGIAHRSGRTALKRVLAGGAIITTVTLAPFALNGIPALRAILVEVVLLPFVVRPVREPTGTFSHVTRLISYLGWEGFCVLLVGTVGALLYPIQRRFRASTTEVSELSVPDVDVWVAIVVGVFSIQAMVVDGRGLTDSTMWVGFASVGVGLLIAQLNNRRFRQLFVVGIVVIGIVAFLTDAVTAFYGWRWVTQPEASYKRVATVYWHTSSIDTCHIRRAGDERTFVRLMGGSLSDQVCGQYSIDSMIRSLIP